One Salvia splendens isolate huo1 chromosome 1, SspV2, whole genome shotgun sequence genomic window, aataaaattaaataaatataacttTCTGGTGTAGCTTTCCAGTAGGAATCTAGTGAGTTGGAGAACGAAGTTGCATTTATCCATTTGGGACctttttttgctatttttttcTCTACACTACAAAAGGGATTCTATTTCTTTCCAAAAGTTGCATACAATTGGGATATAATTCTCCTCAACAAAATTGATAACACTTAATGGAAGAAACTCTAGGAaacatatattattatatttatgaatttgtctagtgaaaaataaatgataatgaagaagttattttataaaaatattggaGTGGTTTCAATTTCAATggggaaaaagaagaaaataaatgtgAGAAACGTCATAGATAAAAGAATGTGCATATGTAAGATGATGAGGTCCCCCCAAACCCACAATGTAATCTAATCTTATATTTAATGCCTATTATTTGAATGTTTATGTGACATCATATGTCATTTTGTTTTCTTCCGAGGACATGAATGACTTACAATGTCTAAGATTGAACTTGATGATTTCCATGTGTCTCTATTTGACTTGTCAGAATTAGGGTTTGACCAAGTTGAAATCTCTTGCATTGACTGATCAATTTGGGAATTCAACAATAAAATATAGCATAATTGGTAACATATTTTCACGTTATTTAATAAATCAAGAATTCAAGTTCATATGATGTAAGTGTAGGTGTTTTTATGTGCAATGCAAATTATACATCATCTCACAATTGCAATCACAAAGAAACAATTTTTAGTTTCTTGGAATAAAGAAGaagattttttatttactttttccttTCCCTCTTTTTCACTATGGATATAAAAACCAATACTTTTCTCTAGACGGATCTCGACAGTAGTAAAGGTGGCCTCCTTTATAAAAGCTTTTCGATCGTCACcgatataaatatatatactactataaggAATCTTGAATTTGGTTGCATGTTGTCTCCTCAAACTTCAATAGTGTGAAAATGCTTATCTTCAAGTATAGGAATATATATAGATGGACATATATGGTGAGAGAAAGAGGAATAAATGGCAAGAACAAGTGCCCATAAATATGTTCCAAAGGCCGTTTTGTAGTAGTATTGCATTTCTTCTACCCTTTGTATCCCTTATGATTTGAAAAAGGATCTTCAACTAGCCTTTGCATTCCGTTGCAGGTGTATTGTTTCGAGGGAGGGTGAGGCGGGTGACATTCAGCCACACGCCGGCCCCCCTCAGCCGATAGGATAGATTGGTGTGACGCCTACTTGCGGGTCTACTAGAGGGCTTCGTTTTATCTAATACagtattttattgttttaatatttttcaaatctagattaaatgtttataaattcAAGATTTACCACACTATTATATTCAAATATATATGTTACCCAATAAAatgtatattttaaattataattatgtatttttcagcTTTTAATAAAATGTAACTTTAGGATCTTAATGAAtctcttatttttattaaattgagaTGTATGGAGTACAagttaaaagaaattaaaaaaaaagtgggaTCCAAGAATAATGAAGTTTAGGAATTATGGGTTGCGAGTGTTGTTTGTCAAGTAAGGAATGTGAAAAAAATGTGTAGTGTGCTTGTGAATATTGTAGtgaatgaataatttaaatgatGAGGTTGAGGATGAGATGTGTGAGACAGGAATGACAAGATTTATTTAACTTATTAATATGTCATTCTTAATACTATATTTGACATAGGTATAACATACGGACgtacacatatacacacatcCATATGAAAATGAATTTACAAAATTATAGTGTATTGATGAtaaaagaaacacaaattagtactaataaatatatatatgattttaaGAGTCataaattattagtataaaataattttacagTAAGTTTCCTAATTATAGTCTATCATATTTATACGTTAAGTAGCTAAAGTACTACTACTAGCTTTTAATATCAATAATCCacttcaaaatataaatataatctgATATAAACTTTTTTTGTATGCCATCTAGATAGTATAAGAGATTTATGTATGTTGTCGTACTTAGCATTATACTTAGTATATAATTCATGTGAATACGATACCCGTATTTTATCTTTAGCTATAATAGGGAGTGCCAAACAAAAATAGTTATATCAAGTTATGATAATCTTGATTAATATTCCATACTAGTCGagctaattaatttattattataatactacaaaaattattattgaatcttttttttgtttctaaaCGATGATGACGTGATagactaacattttatttttatattccaCTATATATGTAGTAGTATATACTTCACacgagttttttttttaacctCCATGTCCGGTCCCACATATATCTATTCGATAATTTAGTTCATATGTATATACGATGTTTGTAATTTCACATTCTTTCTTGGAATATAAGAAATTGTCCAACTTTCACAAAAAATTCGAGGGGGATTTTCATAAATATTTACATGCTGCTACTTAcatcaaatatttatttattccaaaatttatttgttatatttaaacatcagaaattctcaacaaaaatacaaaatctCGTCCGTACGGAATCATTCCCCACGTGGTAATAATGTTTGACATAAAATCTCATTAACTATTGTTATATATGTCTATAAATAAGCTTTGAACATTATTTAATAAAGTATTGTTTGACTTTCGTAATCCAAACAATACTCCTTATGTAAGTATacagtaatatataaaaataaatttaattcaataatattatcaCTTCATCCAAGTCCCAAAAACGAGACCATATATATTGATTCAATTTAATCAATAGATTTTGTCACGTGTTAAATTATTAAGTCGAGACTTGAGAGCAACTCTCGCGGCGAATCATTTGCATAATTATTAACAGAAccataattattaaatatttttctccTGAATATATTTGGATGAGCATTTTAATGTCTAGTTGTCTCACTCATACTTAGTGAGTTTTTGCGAGTGAAAAAACTTGATCATTTCCCAAGAAAATTAATTAGcccaaattataattaattttgtgtccaaatcattataaaaatattttcttataaaCAATATAcctataaaattattatattatcctttaaatgataaaaaatcACCTAATTTCACtctttcaaaattaaaaataatccccaaaaatattaaaaaacccCTTTATAAACTATCACAATTCGCAACATTTCTTTATTTCCACACAATTTCAGTCGTATTAACTGCAAAAAAAACTTTCATTTATCCATTTTTATTGTTGATCAATCAAGATTTACCTCAAACCGAGCCGTTAGCCCATCAAGAGTTTTCAAGAAGCGAGTTATTGATGAAATGGGCTGCTTTGCATGGATAGGAATACGTTTCTGATGGTCGAAATTCGCGTATATCTATATATAGAATAGCTAGAGAATTTCAGTGGGTTCCTCTTTTTGGGGTGAGTCAGTTGAAAAATGGGGTGTTTTTCCTGCTTCGGATCATCGGAGAAGGAAGCAAACAAGAGTAGCAATGGACTCAAAGAAGCGTCAAAGAAGGGTTCTGTCAAAGAGGGTTCAAAAGGTCAGTCCGATTCCATTGTTAATAGACTGAATTCAGCTAACTTGATTTGTGCATTGCCATAGGATTTCTTGTGTTTggtttaattttgaaaaaaaaatatgatttggGTTTCTTGATATGTGGATTATGGAGTTCTTGGTGATAttctgtgttttttttttcttttctgaatgTGATTATTGTTGCTTTGTTTTATCAGTGAATGCATGCTTTGTAGGATGTGTGATTAATGAACGTATGGGATAAGCTGTGGATATGATGAGAAACTACATTCTTGATATGTGGATTTTGGAGTACTTGGTGATATTCGGTTTATACTAAATGTGATTACTGTTGCTTTGTTTTATTAGTGAATGCATGCTTGCTTTGAGGGAAATTGTTAGTGGTATTTGACATATTCATCGAAATCTTGCTTTTAGCATAGGATATGTGATTAATGAAGGTATGGGATAAGCAGTGGATATGATTGGAAACTCCATTCTTGATTGCTTTATGCATACATTGATATCTCGCAGATAAATCAAGATCTCGGGATGGTAAGGATGGTAAGAAGGAAATGACAGTTACGAAACAGCCTGCGAGAATATTCACATTCGATGAGCTTTCTGTAGCAACAAAGTACTTTAGACCAGAGCTCTTGCTGGGTGAGGGCGGGTTTGGACGCGTTTTCAAAGGTCAACTGGACACGGGAGAGGTTGGCTACCCTCGTTACTTATATTATCCTGAATTTGACATGCTTTGTTGTCTGTGATATGATATGGTTCTGAGAATAGTTCCCTTATGTAGGCTGTTGCAGTTAAACAGCTTGATCGGCATGGCGATCAAGGGAGTCGAGAGTTTTCAGTGGAGATTCTCATGCTTAGCCTCTTGCACCATCCAAATCTTATCAGATTGATCGGGCATTGTTCTCAGGGTACCCAACGTCTTCTCGTATATGAGTTCATGCCATTGGGATCGCTGGAAGACCATTTACATGGTTAGTAATTCTTTAGACTGCCAAAGTGCTTTTAATTTGCAAAAGTTCGTTTTGTATATTGCTGTCGAAAGAGAGATTTTGTCACTTGTGTATCATCATAGTCTATCCTGGTTATCTCATCATCATGGAATGATGGAACATTACTTATAAATTTGAGTTAGTTGGCAATTTGCAACTTTTCTTGACTTCTTTGTGTAGCATTTGGCCTTATgctgatagtatatattttctAGCAATACAGATTAGATTGTAATTCTTGTATAAAGTGTTAAAACAGTTATTCCTGAACATCAAGAGGAACACAGAGTATTATTCTACGAATAATAGTATCAACGGGAGGCGGATGATCATTCATTTATGTAGCATGTAGACCTCATTGATATAATTAGTTCTCTAGCAAGCTGTTATTCTTGTCCATTTTAAGTGTAGATGATGATTGAAGTAGTGAAGGCCTGCCAAAAATTAACAAACAATGATTTGTATGAGAATCTGTTTGCTATGAAAAATGTAATCTTTGACACTTTTCTTGAATGAAACAATGATTTGTATACTTGATTTGTTACTTTGTATCAAACGCCTTTCTATTTACTAACCTAATTGGTTACGAGATTTCTTCATAGATCTTCTACCGGGTCAAAAGCCTTTGGACTGGAATACGAGGATGAAGATAGCTGCTGGTACAGCAAAGGGATTAGAATACTTGCACGACAAAGCGAATCCACCGGTCATATACAGAGACTTGAAACCTTCTAATATTCTTCTTGGTGAGGGATACTTCCCAAAGTTGTCTGATTTCGGGCTTGCCAAACTGGGCCCTATTGGGGATAAAACTCACGTCACTACGAGGGTGATGGGGACGGAAGGTTATTGTGCCCCGGAGTATGCTTTGACAGGTAAGCTCACCCCAAGGTCAGACATCTATACCTTTGGAGTGGTCTTTCTCGAAATCATCACGGGGCGAAGGGCTGTCGGCAACATGGGTGGCGGGGAGTATAATCTCGTCGCATGGGTAACATATTCAATTGTCCTTTGTTTTTCCGAAATATATTATTTGTACTCCGATTCTCATCTTGAAATGGACGCAGGCGAGACCGCTCCTCAAGGACCGAAAGCAGTTTCGGACGATGGCGGATCCTCTGCTGCAAAACCACTACCCGATGCATGGACTCTATCGGGCACTAGCGGTGGTAGCCATGTGCGTGCAAGAGAAAGCTGTATTGAGGCCTCTGATTGGTGAGGTTGTTACTGCTTTGACATTTTTGACATCGCAAAGGTACGACCCCAATGCACCCTCCCTGAGCCGAGGAGGTACGCCAAGGCACAGGGATACGTGCAGGAGAATATCCGATGCTGACAGCCTGGGAGATTCGGGGCAAGGAGGACATGAAGGCTCGCCTTCAGTGCGCAAGAACTCGAGAGACTCGGTCAGAGACTCCAATGAAGGTGCGCAGTTGCAGATGATCGACACCGGGGCAGTGGACAAACCGGACCGCTCTGATCCTAAAAGGAGCCTGGACAGAGAGATGGCCGTCGCTGCTGCCAAAGCGTGGGGAGAGAAAGGGAGGGAGAAGAAGCGGACGAGTGCCTCAGGCGACGACAAGGGCAACGACACATGTGAATAAAATTTGTTAGCCTTGTTACCTGGTATGGCTGGCTGGCCTCTCTTGACTCTTGGCTACAATATATTGATGAGCCTTTGGTGTATAAAAATGTTGGTTGATGATTCGATTATGTAGCTAAGCCTGATAACGAGAGGGAAGAATATTTGTCTAAATCATTTTTTTGGTCTCGTGTTTGTCCAATCTTGTCCATACAGTTAGCTCTGGCGTCCATTTTTCACATCTCAATTGACAAGAACTATtctaataaaaatgaatattcagTTGGCATCATTATCATATGGATATTTGCAATATTTTACTCATTGTAGGGTAGCGCATATTATGATAttctaataatattaaataactTAATTGATGAAAACAACTTGATTCAAGTTCCGTCATTAATTATCTATTTTGGGTTTTGCATCTGaagaaaaattaatactagaaAATACTACTAGTGAAGTGGAATAAATTAGTGAAACAAAAAACCTACTTGCAAATATTATAAAAGTCTTATAAAATTCAAATGGAACATAATATTGAACttttcaaaatgacaaaatgaaggAATGAAGAAAGAATCAAGTAATTATATATATCAAAAGAATTTAGAGATCATATATATATCCTACAAACCTTTGAATAAAGTTAGTATTTTATGCCAAAGAAATGCTCTAAAGATTGACGAATAACACAAAATAACAACAGAAGATGCAAAAACAACATATAAACAAAAGAAGCTATCCAAATcactaaaaacataaaaaaaacacaagaaaATAGTAAATGGACAAAATATCCACTAGAAAAAGTAGTTTTATAGCAACTAAACATTAAAGTtctaaaaaaccaaaaaacacATGACAAAGTCTTCAATTAACACGAACTTGAATGTGTCATAATCTGTGCTAGTCGACAGCAACTAGGACCGAGTGGGGGATTTAAAAGGCTGTATTTCAAAACAAATGCTAATACACAGCATTTGTATACAACAGATACGGTTGCACATTGATATAACAAAAGATATCCATCCCATCATAATGTAAATAATTTCCTTCAGCTAATAACACTACATAAGAGTCGCAGTAGCTCAACTAGAAAGTGGATCGACGAGGCTCGATTTTAAGACAGTTAAATGGATCATCACCTCGTATACATGTATTCTGACTTTGTACAACTACAGCATCTATTATCATTACCAATAACAAAAGCAGTTTGCAGCCTATTTTTGATCAATCATTTCCTCTTCTTTCCCTGGAAAAAGGTATTGGCGAAAAATGGTTAACATCGTATTATATATAGCAGTTAATAGAATATAGTATCATCCAGAGAAACATACCGAGCTCACATAGCCATCCATCGATGATTGCTTCCGCTTCTTCATTGTTGATGGGGGGCTCTCTGCAGCCTGTCTAGCAGCGGAGCGCTTGGATTGGGTTGTGTTGTTCTGCTGAGACGAAAGAGAAGAAATGCTAAGAAACTGAGCCAAAGATAACATGGTTATTTCAATGATTGAAGAGGAAGGTACAGCATATGCACCTTGGCAGCTAGTTTCTTCTCTTTGCGTGCCTGCCTCTCCCTCTCATCGTATTCCTGGTTTTCCTTCTCTATCAGCCTAATTAGTGTATCACATCTCCTTGCAAGTTCTTGTGTGGTACGAGACTTTATAAACCAATCGAAGCGAAACAAAGGTGAAGTACGGAAGGCCGCCTTGAGCTCATCCCAGTTACCATATCCAAGCTTATGAACCATGCATATCTGAGATGAACAAATACCAGTTATTACAGGAATTGTACACAAGAGATCCAACTTATTCAAAGAGTGTCGAGATGATTAGTCATAGCCTGACCATGAAGCGATCACATTCCTCATTGTACAACTTCCCTTTGTTCTGGCCATACTGGATCTTCAATTCCAGCCAAGGGTTTTTATAGCGATCCAGCTTCTTCCCAATTGCTTTCATGATCTCATCCTTCCGTGATATCCTGGCCTCTCCTCTTTCAATGCTTTTGATGATCCTATCATAATCTGATGAAAAAAAGTTATACGAGTGTAGAATTGAAATTAAAGTCATAATGTCACTAAAAGCTGAAACCACAATGCTTACCATTGAGTTCTTTGTATCTATCCTTGAAAACTTTGGCATATCTTTCAACTTCTTCCTCTGTTTTCCCTTCCATTTCAGAAGCAATACCACTGACATCATTCCGACCATACTTCTCACAGGCCCTGATAAAGCTGTTAAAGTCTTTTCTGCTCCAAGCCGAAAATCCCTAAAtaccaaaattaaattaaataacaaaaaatcagGTAAAGCTCAAGCTAACATCAAGCAATGAGCAAGGCAAGTTAAACTTACTTCTTCCAGTAACTGCTCTTTCTCTTCCTGCTCCTCAACCGTCAATGGGTCTCCCACATCTAGGTACAGTACAGGAAACATAATCAGCATATGATTCAGGCAAATAAGTACATGGAATTCTCAAGAAAGAACAAACCTTCTTGTTCATCCACGTCTATGGTATCTTTTACTTGATTTCTTTGATGTGTTTGCTGAATTCAAAAGACACAAGTAAGAAGTGATAAAACGCAGATATTTAAGTGTTTCATTTCTCTTAACCACGAGTATTAAGGAAAAGATAATTGGAGTATCAAGTGCATTGGCCTACATGTGTTTTAAGAGAGAgcaggagagagagaaaagtcaAAGGCAATTGCACAATTAGAAGTCCTTATTGCTTCCTAAAATGGAATGATACACTTGGAATGGGACAAAAGGAAAGTGAGACACtttgaatgggacggagggagcaggAATAAGGTGGACCCGTACCATAAGATGGCGCACTTCTTTCTCATAAAGCTCGCTAAGACGCTGTGTGTTGAAGAATTGGAAATCATGCCTGACAAAAGGTGACATGAGCTTTAACATACATAAGTCTTAAAAGTACTCAACAATTAAAACAAATGAACAAAAAACACTTACAATTGCGGCATGCGAGGAATTCGAGGCTCCTTGGGCCTAGCAGGACCACTTTGACGCATTGTCTGCTTGAAGTACTCTGATTCTGAGTAGCTACACATAAGTAAAAACAAATGGATTAGTCTAGCTGACAACAAATTGACATTTAAGCATGTCATTAGAGCGGTTGAAGAAACGTACTTGCGTTTCCTTTCTCTTTTTGGTGGTTCAATCCAATTATCACTgacaattttcttaaaatctaactTATTTTCATCCTTCACAAGTGAAAAGAATACAAATTAGTTTGGGGCAAGAATAACATAAAACCATAATAGCCAACAATAAGCACAGTATCCACACCTTATCATCGTCAAAATCATACAAATCAGCAGCTGGAGAAAGTCCATAGCTATGTTAGTCAAActaataaaagataaaaaaaaatggacaaAAACCAGGAGGTCAAGAATATGAAACATACTGTCAtccattttgaatttgatggcATCTTCAGTAAATTTTTTCATCTTGGCATCAAGTTCAGCTGTTGCTTCTTCTCCCTTGGCAATTATTCGATCTATATCCTCATCTGTGATCGTGCTATCTTTGGAGCTGAAAACCATTTCAGCGCCGAATCTTACCATTTGCAACAACTCATCCTTATTCACAGCTGCATAACAGAGAATCAAATTCATAAATAATTCACATCAATATTGCCAGTGAAGGAAGTAATATTAGTGGATGCAAATGACTCTCACTCTTTTGTTCCGCTAGTCTCCCTTGCTGGATAACCAACGCATCAAGAGCAAGCTTCTTATAGGCCCTTTCAATAACTTTCTCCTCAATTGTGTACTACATAGTATCAAATGATAAGTCATAGAAACATTGGACCTCCAGAGCACCTGATATAACTACAAAATAATGACAAGACAAACCTCAGTGCAGAATCGGAAAACTTGAACCTCCTTCTTCTGCCCTATCCTATGAGCTCGATCCTGAGCTTGCAAATCAACCTGTGGATTCCTGCAATCATATGAGCCTAGCATTATAATTTCAAAAGCCAATTCAATAGCCTTAAAACGAAAACAGTAGAGAAGCAAACTCTTACCAGTCACTATCATAAAGAATGACAACGTCAGCAGTTGCCAGATTGATACCAAGACCTCCAGCCCTAGTTGACAGCAGAAAGACAAATTTCTCACTTCCTGGTTTGTTGAAGCATTCAATGGAAGCATCTCGATCTTCTCCTCCTGTATTTCCATCAATTCGGCAATAGAGGTACCCACGGAACATTAAGTAGTCCTCGAGAATGTCTAGCAGCCTTGTCATCTGATGTATGAAATAAAAGAAGTAATGCATTATGGGGGAATCCAAAAGTAAAAGGGATAAAAAACATACAATAAATCTAGTCAATCCATAAGAGGTACAAAATTCTGAAGGTAGCGATAAAGTCAGTCATGGTTCCAACCTGGGAAAATATCAAAACCCTGGAATCACGCTCCTTTAGTTTTGGCAGCAACTTATCAAGAAGAACCATCTTGCCTGCAACCACAACAGATAGAAAACTATAAAACTAAACAAATCTGAAAAGGAGAACACAAATTAGAGCATATAGAGCTTTTTTCCTCCTTGATCTTCTGATAACCTTACCAGCATTTTCAATTAGATGTTCTCCTGTGCTATAAGGTGGGCCAGGCTCTGCACCTTGAAACAAATATGGATGATTGCAACATTTTCGGAGCTGCATGGCTATATTAAGAAGGCGTTTGCGTTCTCCACCAGCATTTACCACCTCAAGATCTTTCTGTAGCAACGCCTTATAATATTGCTTTTGCATTTGGGACATACCAACTTTAAGTATTGTCTCCTTCTTGGGAGGTAAACCTTTCTCGACATCAGATTTTAGTCTTCTAAGAAGGAAGGGCCTCAGAACCTGGTATATCACCAAAAAGGACCACAGTGATAGATTCAGTCAGACAAGTAGAGACAAGTGCATCTCAAGAACTGTAACAGATATCTAATTCTAATAATTTTGTGCCCAAGGAAACAGTAGCAGCATAAAGATTTTCACTATACAACGGAAAATGGCATAGGCGTTGCAGAACTGCTTCATGATGTAATACAACAATTGGATTATCCAACATAGAGATCTGAGATGCTTATGAATTGATAAGCCTACATCTTTCATgcacttttttattattatcaaaaATAAGATTTACAGTATCATTTTTCCGTAAAGAATTATCATAACAGAAAAATTGCATACCTTGTGAAGCTGTTGGACAACTTCATGTTCGTCATTTTCACCAGAAATTTGGAACCACTCATCAAACGTCTCTGCAGAGCTAAATATTTCTGGAAGCAAAAAGTTGAGGAGAGCCCAGAGTTCATGAAGATTATTCTGCAAAGGGGAAAAACAGCAGACAAACAAAAAACTAACATCACATCTCAAATGACGTGAATATAATCTAACATAAATCCCTtataaataaatcata contains:
- the LOC121808065 gene encoding probable serine/threonine-protein kinase PBL7, with translation MGCFSCFGSSEKEANKSSNGLKEASKKGSVKEGSKDKSRSRDGKDGKKEMTVTKQPARIFTFDELSVATKYFRPELLLGEGGFGRVFKGQLDTGEAVAVKQLDRHGDQGSREFSVEILMLSLLHHPNLIRLIGHCSQGTQRLLVYEFMPLGSLEDHLHDLLPGQKPLDWNTRMKIAAGTAKGLEYLHDKANPPVIYRDLKPSNILLGEGYFPKLSDFGLAKLGPIGDKTHVTTRVMGTEGYCAPEYALTGKLTPRSDIYTFGVVFLEIITGRRAVGNMGGGEYNLVAWARPLLKDRKQFRTMADPLLQNHYPMHGLYRALAVVAMCVQEKAVLRPLIGEVVTALTFLTSQRYDPNAPSLSRGGTPRHRDTCRRISDADSLGDSGQGGHEGSPSVRKNSRDSVRDSNEGAQLQMIDTGAVDKPDRSDPKRSLDREMAVAAAKAWGEKGREKKRTSASGDDKGNDTCE
- the LOC121808051 gene encoding ISWI chromatin-remodeling complex ATPase CHR11-like isoform X2 is translated as MAKPSRAKDSSDDSLTSSSAEEEVVKDQVNDEEDDEELEAVARTAEDSDDEDAPNDVVQDDDEIEEEDVVANETAKRERARLREMQRVKKQKIQEILDDQNAAIEADMNNKGKGRLNYLLQQTELFAHFAKGDQSVQKKGKGRGRHASKITEEEEDEECLKEEEDGLSGTGNTRLLVQPSCIQGKMRDYQLAGLNWLIRLYENGINGILADEMGLGKTLQTISLMGYLHEFRGITGPHMVVAPKSTLGNWMNEIKRFCPVLRAVKFLGNPDERRYIREELLVAGKFDVCVTSFEMAIKEKTTLRRFSWRYIIIDEAHRIKNENSLLSKTMRLFNTNYRLLITGTPLQNNLHELWALLNFLLPEIFSSAETFDEWFQISGENDEHEVVQQLHKVLRPFLLRRLKSDVEKGLPPKKETILKVGMSQMQKQYYKALLQKDLEVVNAGGERKRLLNIAMQLRKCCNHPYLFQGAEPGPPYSTGEHLIENAGKMVLLDKLLPKLKERDSRVLIFSQMTRLLDILEDYLMFRGYLYCRIDGNTGGEDRDASIECFNKPGSEKFVFLLSTRAGGLGINLATADVVILYDSDWNPQVDLQAQDRAHRIGQKKEVQVFRFCTEYTIEEKVIERAYKKLALDALVIQQGRLAEQKTVNKDELLQMVRFGAEMVFSSKDSTITDEDIDRIIAKGEEATAELDAKMKKFTEDAIKFKMDDTADLYDFDDDKDENKLDFKKIVSDNWIEPPKRERKRNYSESEYFKQTMRQSGPARPKEPRIPRMPQLHDFQFFNTQRLSELYEKEVRHLMQTHQRNQVKDTIDVDEQEDVGDPLTVEEQEEKEQLLEEGFSAWSRKDFNSFIRACEKYGRNDVSGIASEMEGKTEEEVERYAKVFKDRYKELNDYDRIIKSIERGEARISRKDEIMKAIGKKLDRYKNPWLELKIQYGQNKGKLYNEECDRFMICMVHKLGYGNWDELKAAFRTSPLFRFDWFIKSRTTQELARRCDTLIRLIEKENQEYDERERQARKEKKLAAKNNTTQSKRSAARQAAESPPSTMKKRKQSSMDGYVSSGKKRK
- the LOC121808051 gene encoding ISWI chromatin-remodeling complex ATPase CHR11-like isoform X1, whose protein sequence is MAKPSRAKDSSDDSLTSSSAEEEVVKDQVNDEEDDEELEAVARTAEDSDDEDAPNDVVQDDDEIEEEDVVANETAKRERARLREMQRVKKQKIQEILDDQNAAIEADMNNKGKGRLNYLLQQTELFAHFAKGDQSVQKKGKGRGRHASKITEEEEDEECLKEEEDGLSGTGNTRLLVQPSCIQGKMRDYQLAGLNWLIRLYENGINGILADEMGLGKTLQTISLMGYLHEFRGITGPHMVVAPKSTLGNWMNEIKRFCPVLRAVKFLGNPDERRYIREELLVAGKFDVCVTSFEMAIKEKTTLRRFSWRYIIIDEAHRIKNENSLLSKTMRLFNTNYRLLITGTPLQNNLHELWALLNFLLPEIFSSAETFDEWFQISGENDEHEVVQQLHKVLRPFLLRRLKSDVEKGLPPKKETILKVGMSQMQKQYYKALLQKDLEVVNAGGERKRLLNIAMQLRKCCNHPYLFQGAEPGPPYSTGEHLIENAGKMVLLDKLLPKLKERDSRVLIFSQMTRLLDILEDYLMFRGYLYCRIDGNTGGEDRDASIECFNKPGSEKFVFLLSTRAGGLGINLATADVVILYDSDWNPQVDLQAQDRAHRIGQKKEVQVFRFCTEYTIEEKVIERAYKKLALDALVIQQGRLAEQKTVNKDELLQMVRFGAEMVFSSKDSTITDEDIDRIIAKGEEATAELDAKMKKFTEDAIKFKMDDTADLYDFDDDKDENKLDFKKIVSDNWIEPPKRERKRNYSESEYFKQTMRQSGPARPKEPRIPRMPQLHDFQFFNTQRLSELYEKEVRHLMQTHQRNQVKDTIDVDEQEDVGDPLTVEEQEEKEQLLEEGFSAWSRKDFNSFIRACEKYGRNDVSGIASEMEGKTEEEVERYAKVFKDRYKELNDYDRIIKSIERGEARISRKDEIMKAIGKKLDRYKNPWLELKIQYGQNKGKLYNEECDRFMICMVHKLGYGNWDELKAAFRTSPLFRFDWFIKSRTTQELARRCDTLIRLIEKENQEYDERERQARKEKKLAAKQNNTTQSKRSAARQAAESPPSTMKKRKQSSMDGYVSSGKKRK